From one Sorangium aterium genomic stretch:
- a CDS encoding isochorismatase family protein, which yields MDVRAGPPSQDPARTALLIIDMQNDFLAEGGAFSKRHCDPRQLAQTVAWLVRAARAQGRVVVWVTSVYGEIDAAPDALRGQTHTGSACCARGTWGAELFPALVPVCAERPAGTVEWHVEKRWYSAFRETELHARLEQAGVAAVVLCGVATNVCVLAAARDARRLGYDVDILGDATAAGTAGKHAVALREIEGLGGRRRSWADLLSDGPGPVHIAGIGAGETALWCGALDERLAGEAGAFAAVEREVAWTTMRHRGGEVPRLVAIQGERSPDGAMPLYRHPVDEQPDLCPFTPAVDRIRREVERRVGHPLNHCLLQLYRTGRDWISEHSDKTLDLVRPSFIVNVSLGRQRTMVLRPKRAEDGDAVQKVPLPHGSLLVMDLETNGRFYHAIRQEGDAEGEGDGPTSPSRISLTFRHIGTFHDPATGAVWGVGAPASDRAEAEARARARSALPGPEREAKERGEAERMLQLFRAENIDPTFDAAAYRPGFEALNFRTLRASQEPGGDR from the coding sequence ATGGACGTGAGAGCCGGGCCGCCCTCCCAGGATCCTGCGCGCACGGCGCTGCTGATCATCGACATGCAGAACGACTTCCTCGCGGAGGGAGGCGCGTTCTCGAAGCGGCACTGCGATCCGCGCCAGCTCGCGCAGACCGTGGCCTGGCTCGTGCGCGCGGCGCGCGCGCAGGGGCGGGTCGTCGTGTGGGTGACGTCGGTCTACGGCGAGATCGACGCGGCCCCGGACGCGCTCCGCGGGCAGACGCACACCGGCAGCGCGTGCTGCGCCCGCGGCACATGGGGCGCCGAGCTGTTCCCGGCGCTCGTCCCGGTGTGCGCCGAACGCCCCGCGGGGACCGTGGAGTGGCATGTCGAGAAGCGCTGGTATTCGGCGTTCCGCGAGACCGAGCTGCACGCCCGGCTGGAGCAGGCGGGCGTGGCCGCCGTGGTCCTGTGCGGCGTCGCGACCAACGTGTGTGTCCTCGCCGCCGCCCGCGACGCGCGCCGGCTCGGCTACGACGTCGACATCCTCGGGGACGCGACCGCGGCGGGCACCGCGGGCAAACACGCCGTGGCGCTGCGCGAGATCGAGGGCCTCGGCGGCCGGCGCCGCAGCTGGGCCGACCTCCTCTCCGACGGACCCGGGCCAGTGCACATCGCAGGTATCGGCGCGGGCGAGACGGCGCTGTGGTGCGGCGCCCTCGACGAGCGCCTCGCCGGGGAGGCGGGTGCCTTCGCCGCTGTCGAGCGCGAGGTCGCCTGGACGACGATGCGCCACCGGGGCGGCGAGGTGCCGCGCCTCGTCGCGATCCAGGGCGAGCGCTCGCCCGACGGCGCCATGCCGCTCTATCGCCACCCGGTCGACGAGCAGCCCGATCTCTGCCCCTTCACCCCCGCCGTCGACCGCATCCGCAGGGAGGTCGAGCGCCGCGTCGGGCACCCGCTCAACCATTGCCTGCTCCAGCTCTACCGCACGGGGCGCGACTGGATCAGCGAGCACTCCGACAAGACGCTCGACCTCGTGCGCCCGTCGTTCATCGTCAATGTCTCGCTCGGACGACAGCGCACCATGGTGCTCCGGCCCAAGCGCGCCGAGGACGGGGACGCTGTCCAGAAGGTCCCTTTGCCGCACGGCTCACTGCTCGTCATGGACCTGGAGACGAACGGCCGATTTTATCACGCCATCCGCCAGGAGGGGGACGCGGAGGGCGAGGGCGACGGCCCGACGTCGCCCTCGCGCATCTCGCTCACGTTCCGGCACATCGGCACGTTTCACGATCCGGCGACCGGGGCTGTCTGGGGCGTCGGCGCGCCCGCGTCCGATCGCGCCGAGGCCGAGGCGCGCGCCCGAGCCCGATCTGCGCTCCCCGGGCCGGAGCGCGAGGCGAAGGAGCGCGGCGAGGCAGAGCGGATGTTGCAGCTCTTCCGCGCCGAGAACATCGACCCCACCTTCGACGCCGCCGCGTACCGCCCGGGCTTCGAGGCGCTCAATTTTCGCACGCTCCGCGCGTCGCAGGAGCCTGGAGGCGACCGATGA
- a CDS encoding chemotaxis protein CheA — protein MDAERAALMQMFAAETAEHLDELEGALLELERRPDAGHLLERIFRVAHTMKGNASSVGAHGLSELTHAAEDVIEDLHRGTLPVTGMVVSLLLETVDSARRQLAEMDGGEEPPGSTSLPAGVLERLRNARRAEREGTPSTSKGATSSAADEGNRGSGAKTVRITVEKLDCMVDLIGEVAITRNRIAREVQLAGGAVGAALRDGLEELDRLNTKLEEAIRRARMVPVGPWFRQYERAVRDLARSHGKLARLVVVHGEVEVDTAVIERLRDALTHLIRNGIDHGLEPPEVRKACGKDPRGTITLRATHEGGGIALRISDDGAGMDRARIAARASAQGRCADPGALSDSEIYGMVFEPGFSTAATVSDLSGRGMGMDVVRRRVESLEGSIGIESAAGVGTTLILRLPLTLATIEGFSVSAAGERYVIPLRAVVSCVGLPSGASAAGPGGILHVHGRALPCVRLRDLFALSGPAPVRESVVVVAHEGGQAGLVVDSLDGEGRTVIKPLGRLFRRTRGITGSTVLGDGRLALILDVDALLNDLSRGRDGGGELPPLDRRRRAPPLKAREGAMDPEGRTR, from the coding sequence ATGGATGCCGAGCGGGCCGCGCTCATGCAGATGTTCGCCGCCGAGACAGCGGAGCACCTCGACGAGCTCGAGGGCGCGCTCCTCGAGCTCGAGCGGCGGCCCGACGCCGGCCACCTCCTGGAGCGCATCTTCCGCGTCGCCCACACGATGAAGGGCAATGCCAGCTCCGTCGGCGCCCACGGGCTGAGCGAGCTCACCCACGCCGCCGAGGACGTGATCGAGGATCTCCACCGGGGCACGCTGCCGGTGACCGGCATGGTGGTCTCCTTGCTCCTCGAGACGGTCGACTCGGCGCGCCGCCAGCTCGCGGAGATGGACGGCGGAGAGGAGCCGCCGGGGTCGACCTCCCTGCCCGCAGGCGTGCTCGAGCGGCTCAGGAACGCCCGTCGCGCCGAGCGCGAGGGGACCCCCTCGACGTCGAAGGGGGCCACCTCTAGCGCCGCGGACGAGGGCAACCGGGGCTCGGGCGCGAAGACCGTCCGCATCACGGTCGAGAAGCTCGATTGCATGGTCGATCTCATCGGCGAGGTCGCGATCACCCGGAACCGGATCGCGCGCGAGGTCCAGCTCGCGGGCGGCGCCGTCGGCGCGGCGCTGCGCGACGGCCTCGAGGAGCTCGATCGGCTGAACACCAAGCTCGAGGAGGCGATCCGCCGCGCGCGGATGGTGCCTGTCGGCCCCTGGTTCCGGCAGTACGAGCGCGCCGTGCGCGATCTCGCGCGGTCGCACGGCAAGCTCGCGCGCCTCGTGGTCGTGCACGGCGAGGTCGAGGTGGACACCGCGGTGATCGAGCGCCTCCGCGACGCGCTGACCCACCTCATCCGCAACGGCATCGATCACGGCCTCGAGCCGCCCGAGGTGCGGAAGGCGTGCGGCAAGGACCCGCGCGGGACCATCACCCTGCGCGCCACCCACGAGGGCGGCGGCATCGCGCTCCGCATCTCCGACGACGGCGCGGGGATGGACCGCGCCCGGATCGCGGCGCGGGCCAGCGCGCAGGGCAGGTGCGCGGACCCCGGTGCGCTCTCCGACAGCGAGATCTACGGCATGGTGTTCGAGCCGGGCTTCTCCACCGCCGCGACCGTCTCCGACCTGTCCGGCCGGGGGATGGGCATGGACGTGGTGCGGCGCCGCGTCGAGTCGCTGGAGGGCTCGATAGGCATCGAGAGCGCCGCGGGGGTCGGCACCACGCTGATCCTCCGGCTCCCGCTCACCCTCGCGACCATCGAGGGCTTCTCGGTGAGCGCCGCCGGCGAGCGGTACGTCATCCCGCTCCGCGCGGTCGTCTCGTGCGTCGGGCTCCCGAGCGGCGCCTCCGCCGCGGGCCCTGGCGGCATCCTCCACGTGCACGGGCGCGCGCTGCCGTGCGTGCGGCTCCGCGACCTCTTCGCCCTCTCCGGGCCTGCGCCGGTCCGCGAGAGCGTGGTGGTGGTGGCCCACGAGGGGGGCCAGGCCGGCCTCGTCGTCGACTCGCTCGACGGCGAGGGCAGGACGGTCATCAAGCCGCTCGGCCGGCTCTTCCGCCGCACCCGGGGCATCACCGGCTCCACGGTCCTCGGCGACGGCCGGCTCGCGCTGATCCTCGATGTGGACGCTCTGCTGAACGACCTCTCCCGCGGCCGCGACGGCGGGGGCGAGCTCCCGCCCTTGGATCGACGGCGGCGAGCGCCGCCCTTGAAGGCGCGGGAAGGGGCGATGGATCCGGAGGGAAGGACACGATGA
- a CDS encoding glutathione S-transferase family protein: MIDLYTWTTPNGYKPIILLEELGLAYQIKPIDIGSGAQKTPEYLRINPNGKIPALQDHDPPNGPVTVFESGAILIYLAEKTGKLLPASEPGRSRVIEWLMFQMGAVGPMLGQLGHFRSAAPEKIPYAIERYQNEQDRIYKVLDGRLAESEYLADEYSIADIATFPWISGAARMGIALEPYPNLARWEQAIKARPAVTRAFAAKIKP, from the coding sequence ATGATCGACCTGTACACGTGGACCACGCCGAACGGCTACAAGCCCATCATCCTCCTCGAGGAGCTCGGGCTCGCCTACCAGATCAAGCCGATCGACATCGGGTCCGGCGCGCAGAAAACGCCCGAGTACCTGCGCATCAACCCCAACGGGAAGATCCCCGCGCTCCAGGATCACGACCCTCCGAACGGTCCGGTCACCGTCTTCGAGTCGGGCGCGATCCTCATCTACCTCGCCGAGAAGACGGGCAAGCTCTTGCCCGCCAGCGAGCCGGGCCGCTCGCGCGTCATCGAGTGGCTGATGTTCCAGATGGGCGCGGTGGGGCCGATGCTCGGCCAGCTCGGCCATTTTCGCAGCGCCGCGCCCGAGAAGATCCCCTACGCGATCGAGCGCTATCAGAACGAGCAGGACCGCATCTACAAGGTGCTCGACGGCCGCCTCGCCGAGTCCGAGTACCTCGCCGACGAGTACTCGATCGCGGACATCGCCACGTTTCCGTGGATCTCCGGGGCCGCGCGCATGGGGATAGCGCTCGAGCCGTACCCGAACCTCGCGCGCTGGGAGCAGGCGATCAAGGCGAGGCCGGCGGTGACACGGGCGTTCGCGGCCAAGATCAAGCCCTGA
- a CDS encoding methyl-accepting chemotaxis protein, with protein sequence MNRLKIAMRLTLSLTFMAMLMVAIAISGHLSLTSVAQQTHEILVSDVRELAVAMQLERDLMELRRYEKDCFLSMGDRPLQQGYQEKWNESEAEILRRLDELERIVTLPRERESVSSMRRDVTSYVVGFRRVMQDALAGQLPTAQAANSAMAGVKGEIDRFEDSAESFAQASTRDMEALQASLSGDAQRASREMGLIAFAALAVGVVVSVLVSRSITGPLSSAVGLARRIAEGDLRHRGVAAGRDELGQLEEAMAEMADKLSTVLLEIRTGAESLAAASTQISATSQNLSQGTSEQAAAVEETSASLSEVSGSIQKNAESSQQTGELANGAADAADQSLEAVQRTVAAMRDIAEKVSIVQEIAYQTNLLALNASIEAARAGEHGRGFAVVASEVRRLAERSQAAAKEIGARASTSVQVADRSGQLLEEMAPAIRRTSSLTQEVATASVSQADAVGQVNSAMRRVDEVTQRNAAISEELASTAEELAAQADALSGMLRFFRVGDELAFPERTRVPRAAGDARRLPPPSREGSPASPAASNGAAVLATLARARTNGAGRAAALHEDAEFERFPPRGADRATSGRAEVP encoded by the coding sequence ATGAACCGGCTCAAGATTGCGATGCGTCTGACGCTCTCGCTCACGTTCATGGCGATGCTCATGGTCGCCATCGCGATCTCGGGGCACCTCAGCCTGACGTCCGTAGCGCAGCAGACGCACGAGATCCTCGTGTCGGACGTCCGGGAGCTCGCGGTCGCGATGCAGCTCGAGCGGGACCTCATGGAGCTCCGCCGCTACGAGAAAGACTGCTTCCTCAGCATGGGCGATCGCCCGCTCCAGCAGGGTTATCAGGAGAAATGGAACGAGTCCGAGGCGGAGATCCTGCGGCGGCTGGACGAGCTCGAGCGCATCGTGACGCTGCCCCGGGAGCGGGAGTCGGTCTCCTCGATGCGGCGCGACGTGACGAGCTACGTCGTCGGCTTTCGCCGGGTGATGCAGGACGCGCTCGCCGGGCAGCTGCCCACGGCCCAGGCGGCGAATTCAGCGATGGCCGGCGTCAAGGGCGAGATCGATCGGTTCGAGGACTCGGCCGAGAGCTTCGCCCAGGCGAGCACGAGGGATATGGAGGCGCTGCAGGCGTCGCTCAGCGGCGACGCGCAGCGCGCCTCGCGGGAGATGGGCCTCATCGCCTTCGCGGCCCTGGCGGTCGGCGTGGTCGTCAGCGTCCTCGTCTCGCGCAGCATCACGGGGCCGCTGAGCTCGGCCGTGGGGCTCGCCAGGCGGATCGCGGAGGGTGATCTGAGGCACCGGGGCGTGGCCGCGGGCCGCGACGAGCTCGGGCAGCTGGAGGAGGCGATGGCGGAGATGGCGGACAAGCTCTCGACCGTCCTCCTGGAGATCCGCACGGGCGCCGAGTCGCTCGCCGCCGCCTCGACGCAGATCTCGGCCACCTCGCAGAACCTGTCGCAGGGCACGAGCGAGCAGGCGGCCGCGGTGGAGGAGACGTCGGCGAGCCTCTCGGAGGTGAGCGGCTCGATCCAGAAGAACGCCGAGAGCAGCCAGCAGACGGGCGAGCTCGCCAACGGCGCCGCGGACGCCGCGGATCAGAGCCTCGAGGCGGTCCAGCGCACCGTCGCCGCGATGCGCGACATCGCCGAGAAGGTGTCGATCGTGCAGGAGATCGCCTACCAGACCAACCTGCTCGCGCTGAACGCGTCGATCGAGGCGGCCCGGGCCGGCGAGCACGGCCGCGGCTTCGCCGTGGTCGCGAGCGAGGTCCGCCGGCTCGCGGAGCGGAGCCAGGCCGCCGCCAAGGAGATCGGCGCGCGCGCGTCGACGAGCGTGCAGGTCGCCGATCGCTCGGGGCAGCTGCTCGAGGAGATGGCGCCCGCGATCCGGCGGACCTCGTCGCTCACGCAGGAGGTGGCGACCGCGTCGGTGAGCCAGGCCGACGCGGTCGGCCAGGTAAACAGCGCCATGCGCCGCGTCGACGAGGTGACGCAGCGCAACGCCGCGATCAGCGAGGAGCTCGCCAGCACGGCCGAGGAGCTCGCGGCGCAGGCCGACGCGCTCTCGGGCATGCTGCGCTTCTTCCGGGTCGGCGACGAGCTCGCGTTCCCCGAGCGCACCCGCGTGCCGCGCGCCGCGGGCGACGCGCGGCGCCTCCCGCCGCCGTCCCGGGAGGGCTCCCCGGCCTCGCCGGCCGCCTCGAACGGCGCCGCCGTGCTCGCGACGCTCGCCCGGGCCAGGACGAACGGGGCCGGGCGCGCTGCCGCGCTGCACGAGGACGCCGAGTTCGAGCGCTTTCCCCCACGGGGCGCGGATCGGGCTACCTCCGGGCGCGCGGAGGTCCCGTGA
- a CDS encoding vWA domain-containing protein: MNRLFGFIMTAASSIAVVGCGNDMVSGYAGDFGATPGGVKDMGFARGLVENGRVPPPEAFVVEAMFSEHDLPLEGAPCATLLCVRAAMGIAPDAQGESAAWVQVGMSSTIDPETFKRPSMAIVATVDVSGSMSWSYGDGDGGMPAAIAHSLLWNVASHLDADDRFALVTYGSLVATRLDWTRGNDPEIKEAIGELSEGGSTNMEAGLLQAYELAREAKGTADEVRVMLFTDVQPNVGATGGSEFERLVAKGADDGIGISVFGLGLGLGAEVMNRMSHLRGANAFSLMNADDVGLFMQDNWPWMATPIAHDLSLVATPSPGLSLTHAYGFPTGEAGATSIASLDVASVFLSKRKGALLLSLTPASPEEIAGSEVEIALNYVDRSGEPVTSSLSARYDGEALDERGVVMPQASVDKTVALALLVQAMHDAAQEYGSDHAAAIATLEPALARFAADAAAIGDVGIDEEAAFWPALLDLMKADAPRGDFYGDLSGN, translated from the coding sequence ATGAATCGACTCTTTGGGTTCATCATGACGGCCGCGTCGAGCATCGCGGTTGTCGGCTGCGGAAACGACATGGTTTCGGGCTACGCTGGCGATTTCGGCGCGACGCCCGGGGGCGTGAAGGATATGGGCTTCGCGCGAGGCCTCGTCGAGAACGGCAGGGTGCCGCCGCCCGAGGCGTTCGTCGTCGAGGCGATGTTCTCGGAGCACGATTTGCCGCTCGAGGGCGCGCCGTGCGCGACGCTCCTCTGCGTGCGCGCCGCGATGGGGATAGCCCCGGACGCGCAGGGCGAGAGCGCCGCGTGGGTACAGGTCGGCATGTCGTCGACGATCGATCCCGAGACCTTCAAGCGGCCGTCGATGGCGATCGTCGCGACGGTCGACGTATCCGGCTCGATGTCGTGGAGCTACGGCGATGGCGATGGCGGGATGCCCGCCGCGATAGCGCACTCGCTCCTCTGGAACGTGGCGAGCCACCTCGACGCCGACGATCGCTTCGCGCTCGTCACGTATGGCTCGTTGGTCGCCACGCGGCTCGACTGGACGCGAGGGAACGACCCCGAGATCAAGGAGGCCATAGGCGAGCTCTCGGAGGGCGGCTCCACCAACATGGAGGCGGGCCTCCTTCAGGCGTACGAGCTCGCGCGCGAGGCGAAGGGCACGGCCGACGAGGTCCGCGTCATGCTCTTCACCGACGTTCAGCCGAACGTGGGGGCCACCGGCGGCAGCGAGTTCGAGCGCCTGGTCGCGAAGGGCGCGGACGACGGCATCGGGATCAGCGTCTTCGGCCTGGGCCTGGGGCTCGGCGCCGAGGTCATGAACCGGATGTCGCACCTGCGCGGGGCCAACGCCTTCAGCCTGATGAACGCCGACGACGTGGGCCTCTTCATGCAAGACAACTGGCCGTGGATGGCGACGCCGATCGCCCATGATCTCAGCCTCGTCGCGACCCCTTCGCCGGGCCTCTCTCTCACGCACGCCTATGGCTTCCCCACGGGGGAGGCCGGCGCGACGTCGATCGCCTCGCTCGACGTGGCGAGCGTGTTTCTCAGCAAGCGCAAGGGGGCGCTGCTCCTTTCCCTCACGCCGGCGTCGCCAGAGGAGATCGCTGGGTCGGAGGTGGAGATCGCGCTCAATTACGTCGACCGCTCGGGAGAGCCGGTCACGAGCTCCCTCTCGGCGCGCTATGACGGCGAGGCGCTCGACGAGCGCGGCGTGGTGATGCCGCAGGCGAGCGTCGACAAGACGGTCGCGCTCGCGCTCCTCGTGCAGGCGATGCACGACGCGGCGCAAGAGTACGGCTCGGACCACGCCGCGGCGATTGCCACCCTGGAGCCCGCGCTCGCGCGCTTCGCGGCCGACGCGGCGGCGATAGGAGACGTCGGCATCGACGAGGAGGCGGCGTTCTGGCCCGCGCTCCTGGACCTCATGAAGGCGGACGCCCCGCGAGGAGACTTTTATGGTGATCTCAGCGGCAACTGA
- a CDS encoding response regulator, with amino-acid sequence MSRKKILLVDDSETVLMMEQMILRKSYDVVTAKDGSAGVVKALAERPDLILLDVIMPAMDGFEACRRLRSEEATRETPIVLVTSRGEVSHREEGFRCGCSDYITKPIDSLELLEKVKSCLGE; translated from the coding sequence GTGTCTCGAAAGAAGATCCTGCTGGTGGACGACTCGGAGACCGTCCTGATGATGGAGCAGATGATCCTCCGGAAGAGCTATGACGTGGTCACAGCCAAGGACGGCAGCGCCGGGGTGGTCAAGGCGCTCGCCGAGCGGCCTGATCTGATCCTGCTCGACGTGATCATGCCGGCGATGGATGGATTCGAGGCCTGCCGGAGGCTGCGTTCGGAGGAGGCGACGCGGGAGACGCCGATTGTCCTCGTCACGAGCCGAGGGGAGGTCTCGCACAGGGAAGAGGGGTTTCGCTGTGGCTGCTCCGACTACATCACGAAGCCGATCGACTCCCTGGAGCTCCTCGAGAAGGTCAAGAGCTGTCTCGGCGAATGA
- a CDS encoding chemotaxis protein CheD — protein MTMLKPPSQRFGAGGARLSVPPPSSPLAHYLTPGNIFASDEPTIITTIVGSCVSICLWEPALGVGGMNHYVLPSCPNLGLALGRFGDTAFQQLVDRLAAFGATPRSLQARIVGGACMISAFRERDSHLGHQNVAVGLMMLRAAGIRVIHQDTGGSQGRKLIFRTDDGSAAIQPL, from the coding sequence ATGACGATGCTCAAGCCCCCGTCGCAGCGGTTCGGCGCGGGAGGAGCGCGGCTGAGCGTGCCCCCCCCGAGCAGCCCGCTGGCCCACTACCTCACGCCGGGCAACATCTTCGCGTCGGACGAGCCGACGATCATCACCACGATCGTCGGCTCGTGCGTCTCGATCTGCCTCTGGGAGCCGGCGCTCGGCGTGGGCGGCATGAACCACTACGTGCTCCCCAGCTGCCCGAACCTCGGCTTGGCGCTCGGGCGCTTCGGAGATACCGCCTTTCAGCAGCTCGTCGATCGCCTCGCGGCCTTCGGCGCCACGCCCCGCTCGCTCCAGGCCCGGATCGTCGGAGGCGCCTGCATGATCTCCGCCTTCCGGGAGCGGGACTCGCACCTCGGACACCAGAACGTGGCGGTCGGGCTCATGATGCTGCGCGCCGCCGGGATCCGGGTCATCCACCAGGACACGGGCGGCAGCCAGGGCCGGAAGCTCATCTTCCGCACCGACGACGGCAGCGCCGCCATCCAGCCCCTGTGA
- a CDS encoding chemotaxis protein CheW has translation MSAAPEPRSSQYISFFVGGDELAVDILRAREIVEITAITRVPRMPQAVLGVLNLRGRVIPVIDLAVRLGLPASVITRQSCILIVETEFDGELTRMGLFIDAVGDVVDLDAAAIEPPPPFGTRARLDHLLGLGKVGDRLLLLLDIDRILSPEELFAAASLEAEGGARAALPGAPAQGEPAGAAALGAGEGRPRPFP, from the coding sequence GTGAGCGCCGCGCCGGAGCCTCGATCGTCGCAGTACATCTCGTTCTTCGTTGGCGGGGACGAGCTCGCGGTGGACATCCTCCGCGCGCGCGAGATCGTGGAGATCACCGCGATCACGCGGGTGCCGAGGATGCCGCAGGCCGTGCTCGGCGTGCTCAACCTGAGGGGGCGGGTGATCCCGGTCATCGACCTCGCCGTCCGGCTCGGGCTCCCGGCGTCGGTGATCACGCGGCAGAGCTGTATCCTCATCGTCGAGACGGAGTTCGACGGCGAGCTCACCCGGATGGGCCTCTTCATCGACGCCGTGGGCGACGTCGTGGACCTCGACGCAGCGGCGATCGAGCCGCCGCCGCCGTTCGGCACGCGGGCCCGCCTCGATCACCTCCTCGGCCTCGGCAAGGTGGGCGACAGGCTGCTCTTGCTGCTCGACATCGACCGGATCCTCTCGCCGGAGGAGCTCTTCGCGGCCGCGTCGCTCGAGGCCGAAGGCGGCGCCCGCGCGGCGCTCCCGGGCGCGCCGGCGCAGGGCGAGCCCGCGGGGGCGGCCGCGCTCGGCGCCGGCGAGGGCAGGCCGCGGCCTTTCCCGTAG
- a CDS encoding GAF domain-containing protein, whose amino-acid sequence MSRDGQAERGVEHAVRREGSPRAHVSALEGQKKRLARRARALGRLLGRARRAHGRLEARAARAEAALAHAEGRCAAEEQQRTQLASLYVASRRLLPLRTREEACHALQDIIANLVGSEEIAVFEIDGSGAARVVAAYGVDPSSAVLVAPEEGVVGRVARRIEPYFRQGAALGSDAAAPQAPCARGEGDVMACVPLTMDERVVGVIAVFHLLSQKPALGPLDKGLLEALGTLAAGPFCAGRERCGALEMR is encoded by the coding sequence ATGTCGCGTGATGGACAAGCTGAGCGCGGGGTGGAGCACGCGGTGCGCCGCGAGGGATCGCCGAGAGCGCACGTGAGCGCGCTCGAAGGGCAGAAGAAGAGGCTCGCGCGGCGCGCCCGCGCGCTCGGCCGGCTGCTCGGCCGGGCTCGGAGGGCCCATGGGCGCCTCGAGGCCCGCGCCGCCCGCGCCGAGGCGGCGCTCGCGCACGCCGAAGGCCGATGCGCAGCAGAGGAACAGCAGCGCACGCAGCTCGCGAGCCTCTATGTCGCGAGCCGCCGGCTCCTGCCGCTCCGGACCCGTGAGGAGGCGTGCCACGCCCTCCAGGACATCATCGCGAACCTCGTCGGCTCGGAGGAGATCGCCGTCTTCGAGATCGATGGCAGCGGGGCGGCGAGGGTCGTCGCGGCCTACGGCGTCGATCCGTCGTCCGCCGTCCTGGTGGCGCCGGAAGAGGGCGTCGTGGGGCGCGTGGCGCGGAGGATCGAGCCGTATTTCCGGCAGGGCGCCGCGCTCGGCAGCGACGCGGCCGCCCCCCAGGCCCCCTGTGCGCGCGGCGAGGGCGACGTCATGGCCTGTGTCCCGCTCACGATGGACGAGCGCGTGGTCGGCGTCATCGCCGTCTTCCACCTGCTCTCGCAGAAACCCGCGCTCGGGCCGCTCGACAAGGGTCTTCTCGAAGCGCTCGGCACCCTGGCTGCCGGACCGTTCTGCGCGGGGCGGGAGCGCTGCGGCGCCCTGGAGATGCGATGA
- a CDS encoding glucuronyl esterase domain-containing protein: MIDHVRRNNASNAVKLPIDTHALIARMAPRGLLVLENPHQAQMGTPAGHTATVAGAAAYKALGVEKNVSYHSKVAETAHCSYKNEYTDLLVKTISKFLKHEGEAPGEFVVGSGGSLSTADWVDWEAPTLE; this comes from the coding sequence GTGATTGATCACGTTCGCCGGAACAATGCCTCGAACGCCGTCAAGCTCCCGATCGACACGCACGCCCTGATCGCGAGGATGGCGCCGCGCGGCCTGCTCGTCCTCGAGAACCCGCACCAGGCTCAGATGGGCACCCCCGCGGGTCATACAGCCACGGTGGCCGGAGCAGCGGCCTACAAGGCGCTGGGCGTGGAGAAGAACGTCAGCTACCACTCGAAGGTCGCCGAAACGGCGCATTGCTCGTACAAGAACGAATACACCGATCTCCTCGTGAAGACTATTTCGAAATTTCTGAAGCACGAGGGGGAGGCGCCAGGGGAATTCGTCGTGGGCTCGGGCGGCTCGCTCAGCACGGCGGACTGGGTGGACTGGGAAGCTCCAACGCTGGAATGA
- a CDS encoding glutathione S-transferase family protein: MSAQRAVYFVNGSISSWRVLMAVHEKGLAFEPRRLRVMREPRETRTPEFLALNPRGQAPVLVEPDGTVMNESLAILTYLELRYPEPPLLPPLAEPGALARALAFAQESEATACVYDPLESLFEAGAAAISPDRRAAILGALSGVERELALWDARAQETRFIASDAFTLADCAFYPVLAYMQRRGLSLAGYPALDAYERSVRGRPSAVASYPEGWSHDRARPDLFAQARALAAAT; the protein is encoded by the coding sequence ATGAGCGCGCAGCGCGCGGTGTATTTCGTGAACGGCTCGATCTCGAGCTGGCGCGTCCTGATGGCGGTTCACGAGAAGGGCCTCGCCTTCGAGCCACGCCGCCTGCGCGTGATGCGGGAGCCCCGGGAGACGCGCACCCCGGAGTTCCTGGCCCTCAACCCGCGGGGCCAGGCCCCGGTGCTCGTCGAGCCCGACGGCACCGTCATGAACGAGTCGCTGGCGATCCTGACGTACCTCGAGCTGCGGTATCCCGAACCCCCGCTCCTCCCGCCGCTCGCCGAGCCCGGCGCGCTCGCCCGCGCGCTCGCCTTCGCGCAGGAGTCCGAGGCCACGGCGTGCGTCTACGACCCGCTGGAGAGCCTCTTCGAGGCCGGCGCGGCAGCCATCTCGCCGGACCGGCGGGCGGCCATCCTGGGCGCGCTCTCGGGCGTGGAGCGGGAGCTCGCGCTGTGGGATGCGCGGGCGCAGGAGACACGGTTCATCGCGTCGGACGCCTTCACGCTCGCGGACTGCGCGTTCTACCCCGTGCTCGCCTACATGCAGCGGCGCGGGCTGTCGCTCGCCGGCTATCCAGCGCTCGACGCCTACGAGCGCAGCGTGCGGGGTCGCCCCTCGGCGGTGGCCTCGTATCCCGAGGGCTGGTCCCACGACCGGGCGCGCCCCGACCTGTTCGCGCAGGCGCGGGCGCTCGCCGCTGCGACGTAG